CAGGGAACCAGAGAGTTGGTCAGTATAGCAATCAGCCGTTCCCTGGGAGAATCAATAATCCGGCATCCTACTACTCCGGCTGCATTGCATCCAAGTCCCATAGCCATAGTGAGACATTGCTTCCCGCAGGCCTTACATTTTTGAAAGGACCGGTCCATGTTAAACGCCACTCGCGGAAGATATCCCAGATCTTCCAATAGTGTAAATAAAGGAAAAAAAATAGCCATAGGAGGCAGCATAACAGAAATCACCCAGGCCAGGACCCTGTATACTCCATAAACCAGCGATGAAATCAACCACTGAGGCGATCCGGCGGCAGTCATGGCATCTGCCAGCCGCTCCTCCAGCCAGAACAGGCAGTTCCAGAGAAACTGTGAAGGGTAATTAGCTCCAGCCATAGACAGCCAGAAAACTCCCAGCAGCATAAGTACCATAATCAGGGAGCCGGTGTAAGGGCCGGTTAAAATACGGTCCAGAAATTCCTCCCTTTGTCTGTAGTTGGTTTTTGTGTATGTGACAGTTTCCTGGGCCAGCTTTTTAGGACAAAAGTCCAGGCAGTCATAGTGCATCTGCTGGCCGGCCGCCTGATGTATAGTATCCTTGATTTTCTGAATGTCATCTGCTGACCTGGCGCAGCAGGGAACTACAGGAATTTGAAGTACATCCTGCAGCAGCTGATAATCAATAAGAATTCCTTTTCTGCCTGCCTCGTCGCAAAGGTTCACGCAAAGCACCACAGGGACTCCCTGAACTTTTACCTGCTCTATTTCCAGCGTCTGCTTTAAAAAGTGAAGCCCCCGCTCCAGGCAGGTGGCATCGCAGACCAGAAGAATAACTGAGGCGATGCCAGAGCAAAGAAAATCTCTGGCAACCACCTCATCTTCTGAGTGGGCTGCCAGAGAATAGGTCCCCGGCAGATCCACCAAAAGATATTCCTGCTCCCCGGCTGTAAAAGTGCCCTGGGCAGTAGTAACCGTTACACCTGGCCAGTTTCCTGTATGCTGCCGCAAACCAGTCAGCCCATTAAATATGGTGCTTTTTCCCACATTAGGATTGCCGGCCAAAGCGACTGCAATTCGTTTTTGATCCATCCTTAATTCTCCATAATAAAAGCCTTATTGTTTATTATGAAAGGACGGGATTTAGGGTGCAGGTTCATTTTTAAAACATTATAAAACAGCTTCTGCCTGTAAAGGCCTTACAAAAATCTCACCTGCGTTGGAGAAACGCAGTCCGATTACTGCATTGCGCACCATGTAGGCTTTCATGCCGCCTTTGCGGCCGCTTAAAACACAGGAGACAATTTCATCAGGCACAAACCCTAAATCCATCAACCGGGTGGACATGCCATCTTCACTGGCGATCCATACAACCTGGGCTTTCTGGCCTGTCTCTATCTGATTTAATGGGATAACCATAATAATTTTCACATCGCAGACTTTTATGCTTATGATTACTATATGGAAACTTGAGAAAAATGTGAAAGCCGTTTATGGAAGAATTACAGGCACAGGCTGGTGGATGGAAATAGAGTTTTCAGTAACAATGCAGTCATAGGCCATAATCTGAACTCCGGCAGTCTGAGCGGCCTTTAAGGCCTGAGCAAATTCCTTATGGGTCTCTGTATTAGGCTCAAAATGATGTATGCCGGTCATTTGAACTACAAATAATAAATAAGCCTGGCAGCCTTCCTCAACAGCTTTGATTAATTCATAAACGTGTTTCACCCCACGGACAGTAGGGGCGTCGGGAAAACGGACAATTCCCCTGTCCTCTAAAGTAACACCCTTTACCTCCATGTAAGCAGACTTGCCGTCGCATTGAAATGCCAGGTCAAACCGGGAACTGCCAAAAGTAACTTCCCTTCGGATATTAGTGACGCTGTGGCCCGGCAGTCCGCCGGATAAAAGCCACTGTGCAGCTACAGCGTTGGGAATTTGGGAATCCATATTAATAAGTAAGCTGTCTTTCCACACTGCAATTAAAGAATAAGAGGTTTTTCTGCCCAAAGCCTTTGCGTCAGGGTGATATTCTAAAATCACGGTTACGCCGGGGATTAAAAGCTCCCGGCATCGCCCCGTATTTTTTACATGGCACGTTATTTCCTGATTATGGACAAGTACCTTTGCAATAAAACGGTTAGGCCTGCTGATAAAAGTTCCATGTTCTATATGAGAATATTCCATAAATAAAGATGCTCCTTACTATAGCTTCTATACAGGTCCAAAATAACCTGATATCTATGTATGATTCTACTGTAAAATATCTTGCGTGCCAAGAGAAAGTATGCTACAATTCATTAAAATTCGGAAACAAAACCCAAGATTCAATAGCAGGGCCAGGCCCATAAGATAAGGAAGGGACATAATATGGAGTTAATGTACCAGAGCACACGCGGTGGAGAAAAAAATGTAACAGCTTCTTTGGCAATTCTGAAGGGACTTGCAAAAGACGGAGGCTTATTTATGCCTACAAGGATTCCGATGCTGGATATTTCTATGAAGCAGCTGGCAGGAAAGACTTACCAGGAGACTGCTTATGAGGTAATGAAGCTGTTTTTCACTGATTTTACAGAAGATGAGCTGAAAAATTGTATTAATAAAGCATACGACAGTAAGTTTGACACAGAAGAGATCGCTCCTCTTACAAAGGCGGACGGCATGTATTTTTTAGAGCTGTACCATGGAAGCACCATTGCATTTAAGGATATGGCCTTGTCTATTCTTCCTCACCTTATGACTACAGCTGCAAAAAAGAATCATGTAAAAAATGAGATTGTAATTTTAACAGCTACCTCCGGGGACACAGGAAAAGCCGCTTTGGCGGGCTTTGCTGATGTAGACGGCACCAGGATTATAGTTTTTTATCCAAAGGGCGGAGTCAGCCGGATTCAGGAATTACAGATGGTGACTCAGACAGGAGACAATACCAGTGTAGTAGCCATTCACGGCAACTTTGATGATGCACAGACAGGTGTGAAGGAGATATTTAACGATAAGGTGTTTGCTCAGCGTTTAGAAGAAAAAGGATTTCAGCTTTCTTCAGCAAATTCTATTAATATCGGCCGCCTGGTGCCGCAGATCGTATATTATGTATATGCATATGCCAAATTATTAGAGAATCAGGAGATTGAGGACGGAGAAAAGATTAATATAACAGTGCCTACAGGCAACTTTGGCAATATTTTGGCCGCTTATTTTGCAAAGCAGATGGGAGTGCCTATTGGAAAATTAATCTGTGCTTCCAATGATAATAAGGTTTTATATGACTTCTTCACAACAGGCACATACGACAAAAACAGAGAATTTATTTTAACTAATTCTCCGTCTATGGATATACTTATTTCCAGCAACTTAGAGCGTCTGATTTATTTAAGCGCAGGCTGCAATTCAGATGTAAATAAGAAATTAATGGAAGAGCTTTCAAAGGACGGAAGATATACTGTAACAGAAGAGATGAGCAAAAATATGAAAGATTTTTGCGGAGGATATGCTACAGAGGCAGAGAACGCAGCTGTTATTAGAAAGCTTTTTAAGGATACAGGATATGTAATCGACACACATACAGGGGTGGCTGCCGCTGTTTACCAGGAATATAAAAAAGAGACAGGGGATACACAAAAAACTGTAATTGCATCCACTGCCAGTCCATATAAATTTTCCAGAAGCGTTATGGAAGCCATCAGCTCAGATGACAGTTTAGAACACCTGGATGAGTTTGAAATTGTAGACCGGCTTCACAAAATTTCAGGTATGGATATTCCTCAGGCAGTGGAAGAAATACGTTCTGCCGCAGTTCGTCACAATATGGAATGTGATAAAGATCAGATGAAGGAAACTGTAGCCCGTATATTAGATTGTTAAAAAATTGATTATCCTGCTCTTCACAAATGATAAGAAATAGTATATAATGATTGAATGAAAAGAAAACAGGCAGGCAGCAGTCATAAAGCCTGCTCAGTCTTAGCAAACAAATGGAGGTTTAAGAGATGTTAGTTTCAGCAAAAGAGATGCTTGAGAAAGCAAGAGACGGCAAATATGCAGTAGGCCAGTTTAATATTAACAACCTGGAGTGGACAAAATCTGTTTTACTGACAGCAGAGGAGTTAAAATCCCCAGTTATTCTTGGTGTATCTGAGGGTGCAGGCAAATATATGACAGGCTTTAAAACTGTTGCTAATATGGTTAAAGCAATGATTGAAGAGCTGAATATTACAGTTCCTGTAGCTCTTCATCTGGATCACGGTTCCTATGAAGGATGCTACAAATGTATAGAGGCAGGATTCTCCTCCATTATGTTTGACGGTTCTCACTATCCGATTACAGAAAATGTAGAGAAAACTACAGAGCTGGTTAAAATCTGTGCAGAAAAGGGCATGTCCCTGGAAGCAGAGGTTGGCTCTATCGGCGGAGAAGAGGACGGCGTAGTAGGACTGGGAGAATGTGCAGATCCTATGGAATGTAAGGCTATTGCAGATTTGGGCGTAGATATGCTGGCTGCAGGTATCGGCAATATCCACGGAAAATATCCAGAGAACTGGCCAGGCCTGAGATTTGACGTTTTAGAGGCTGTTAAAAAGGAAGTAGGCGATATGCCGCTTGTTCTCCACGGAGGTACAGGAATTCCAGAAGATATGATTAAAAAGGCTATCAGCCTGGGAGTTGCAAAGATCAATGTAAATACTGAGTGTCAGCTGTCATTTGCAGAAGCTACACGTAAGTATATTGAGGCAGGTAAGGACTTAGAAGGAAAAGGATTCGACCCACGTAAACTTCTTGCTCCAGGCGCAGAAGCAATTAAGCAGACTGTAAAAGAGAAAATGGAGCTGTTTGGTTCTGTTGGAAAAGCCTGAAAATAATTTGAGCTGAATATAGGCGGGGGTGTTGTGAAATTAGTATCAATATTGATTTTGCAGCATCCTCGCTGTTTTGTTGATTTGCGGGAAGAGAGGAAAGTTGAAGAATTTATGAGCGAATTAGTTAATATTGCGGAATTGTTTGGAAAAAATGTGTTTAATGAATCAGTGATGCGGGAGCGTCTGCCTAAAAGCGTTTTTAAAAAGCTGAAACAGACAATAGAAGATGGAACAGAGCTGGACCCGTCTATTGCAGATGTAGTGGCTCATGCTATGAAGGACTGGGCTATTGAAAGGGGAGCCACTCATTATACTCACTGGTTCCAGCCGCTGACTGGGATTACAGCAGAAAAGCACGATTCTTTTATTTCAGTTCCTGGCCATGACGGAAAAATCATTATGGAATTTTCCGGAAAGGAATTAATTAAAGGTGAGTCTGATGCTTCCTCCTTCCCCTCCGGCGGTCTTCGGGCAACCTTTGAGGCCAGAGGTTATACAGCTTGGGACTGTACCTCCCCCGCATTTTTAAGAGAGGATGCCATTGGAGTTACATTGTGTATTCCAACGGCCTTCTGCTCTTACAAAGGAGAAGCATTAGATCAAAAAACTCCTCTTCTACGTTCCATGCAGGCGATTGACACACAGGCTTTAAGAATTCTCCGCCTGTTTGGCAATACAAATTCTAAAAGAGTAGTGCCGTCGGTAGGACCAGAGCAGGAATATTTCCTGGTGGACAGAGAAAAGTATTTAAAAAGAAAAGATTTAATATATACAGGAAGAACATTATTCGGAGCTATGCCTCCTAAGGGTCAGGAGCTGGACGACCATTATTATGGGGTAATCCGTGAAAGAATAGGCTCTTTTATGAATGAGGTAAACAGAGAATTGTGGAAGCTGGGAGTTACTGCTAAAACACAGCACAACGAAGTAGCTCCGGCACAGCATGAGCTGGCGCCCATATATACTCAGGCAAATCTGGCGGTAGATCACAACCAGATGATTATGGAGACATTGAAAAAGGTAGCCGGTCGTCACGGACTTACATGCTTGCTTCACGAGAAACCTTTTGCCGGGGTCAATGGTTCTGGAAAACATAATAACTGGTCTCTTGTTACAGATGACGGTATTAATATGATGAATCCGGGGGATACGCCTCACGAAAACGTTCAGTTTTTACTTGTTCTGGCATGTATTTTAAAGGCGGTGGACGTTCATGCAGATCTTTTAAGAGAATCAGCATCAGACGTGGGAAATGATTACCGTTTAGGAGGAAACGAGGCGCCTCCTGCAATTATCTCTGTGTTTTTAGGAGATCAGCTGGAAGATGTAATTGATCAGTTGTGCAATACAGGAGAAGCCACTCATTCCAAGCAGGGCGGTACATTAAAAACAGGAGTTGCCACCTTGCCTGATCTGGATCAGGATGTGACAGACAGAAACAGAACATCCCCATTTGCATTTACAAACAATAAATTTGAATTCCGTATGGTAGGTTCATCTGATTCTATTGCTTCATCTAACGTGGTGCTGAATACTATTGTGGCAGAGGCATTTAAAGAGGCCGCTGATATTTTGGAAAAAGCAGAGGACTTTGATATGGCAGTTCATGATTTAGTGAAAACATTGTTCACAGAGCATAGAAGAATTGTATTTAACGGCAATGGTTATTCTAAATCTTGGCTGAAGGAGGCAGAGAGAAGAGGTCTGCCGAACATTACTTGTATGGTAGAGGCAATTCCTGCTCTTACAACAGATAAGGCTGTAAAATTGTTTGAGACATTCCATGTATTTACAAGAGCTGAGTTAAAGTCCAGAGCGGAAGTAGAATATGAGGCGTACGCCAAGGTTATTAATATTGAAGCCAGAGCTATGACTAACATTGCAGGCAAACAGATTATACCTGCTGTAATCAGGTATACTACCCGTTTAGCGGATTCCATTGGAAAAATAACAGGAGTATGCCCTGAGGCAGATTTCAGCGTACAAAAAGAGCTGCTGTTAGAAACCTCAGATTTACTGTCAGAGATGAAAACAGCTCTTGCGGAGCTGATTGATTTGTCAGAAAACTGTAAAATGATAGTGGATGCAAAGGAGAGAGCCTTAGCTTGTCACAGCCAGGTAGTTCCGGCGATGGAGCGTTTACGCAGACCGGCGGACATTTTAGAGAGAATTGTGGATAAAGATTTATGGCCGTTCCCATCCTATGGAGATTTGTTATTTGAAGTATAGTATGGTAAGAACATGGTACATAATTTTATGAAATAATATAGTTTATTTAAATCGCCCCCCAATTCCTAGATTTTGATCTAGCCTTGGGAGGCGATTTGTATTTAGTAATATTTTACTTTTTATAAATTACAGCATAGCGCCGGGGCCGGCAGATGAATCTGGGCTAGAAGAACTTTGCCTGCTATTGTTCTGGGAATCCTGATTTTCTGCTGGGACTTCGGCGGTTTGATTATCAGCAGAAGCATTAGAGCCGTCTAAAGCGCCAGCTTCTGCATTTTCCACAGACTCTATTTTAGTAAGAGAGCCGTCGGCAGCCGCCTGGTAATCGCTGTCGCCAATATGAATCGTTGTGTTAGAAACCATAATACCGCCTGCAGCTCCATCCAGATAATATTGCTTTCCGTCAACTGTAATCAGGCCTGTTTCCATTTGTCCTGAACTGTTAAGGTAATACCATGAGCCGTTTAAGTTCAGCCAGCTAGTCTGCATATGCCCGCTTTCGTTAAGATAATACCAGCTTCCGTCAGGATTAATCCATCCTGTTTTCATAGCTCCGGACGGGCTGAAGAAATACCACTGCTGGTTCAGCTGCCTCCAACCTGTTACCATCTCGCCGGAATCCTTCAGGAAGTAAGAGGCGCCGTCCACTGTCTGCCATCCTGTCTGCATAACTCCGCTGGAAGATAGATAATACCACGCAGAATTTACTTGTGTCCATCCGGTTTGCATGTGGCCGTTTTCATTAAAGTAGTACCAGTTGCCGCTGTTTTCCACGTTCTGCCATCCAGTAGCCATACGTCCTGTGCCAGGGTCCAGATAGTAGTAAATATTGTTCTGCTCCAACCAACCCTTATAAGCCTGGCCGTCTGAATCTATATAGTACCATCTGCTTTGATCCTGTATCCAGTTATCCTTCTGCATCAGATAATTTTGGTAATAATATGTTTTATCTCCAATGGTTCTCCAAAGATTAGCAGGAATTTTTGAGGAAAGATCTACATATTGAAAATCAATATCTACATCTCCCTGAATACCGGATACTGTGCCTGTGCTGGCAGCCTGCCACATAACCGGATTAGAATATTCGTGCATTTTACCGTAACGGGCCACCCATACGTCATAATCCACCTGACTCATATCAATTTTGTTGGCCAACCAGTGATCGTTGGCATAAAGAATGGGATAATATCCTGCCTCTTCAATCCGCTCACAGAAGGCGTTAATAATGTCAGCCAGCTGCGACGGGGAAAGAGTGCTTTGTACAGAAGCTTCCATATCGAAGGCAACAGGATAGGATATTGGATAATCCTTAATCAAATCTAAAACAAAATCTGCTTCAGC
The window above is part of the Lachnoclostridium edouardi genome. Proteins encoded here:
- the feoB gene encoding ferrous iron transporter B produces the protein MDQKRIAVALAGNPNVGKSTIFNGLTGLRQHTGNWPGVTVTTAQGTFTAGEQEYLLVDLPGTYSLAAHSEDEVVARDFLCSGIASVILLVCDATCLERGLHFLKQTLEIEQVKVQGVPVVLCVNLCDEAGRKGILIDYQLLQDVLQIPVVPCCARSADDIQKIKDTIHQAAGQQMHYDCLDFCPKKLAQETVTYTKTNYRQREEFLDRILTGPYTGSLIMVLMLLGVFWLSMAGANYPSQFLWNCLFWLEERLADAMTAAGSPQWLISSLVYGVYRVLAWVISVMLPPMAIFFPLFTLLEDLGYLPRVAFNMDRSFQKCKACGKQCLTMAMGLGCNAAGVVGCRIIDSPRERLIAILTNSLVPCNGRLPTLVTLITIFFVAQISNPAAGSFLSAIMLTLTILLGVAATLGASWILSHTLLKGIPSSFTLELPPYRHPEIKKVIIRSIFDRTLFVLGRAVAVAAPAGLIIWILANIAYTGPGAGWFASAAQTDAPSLLTLFTGFLDPLGNLMGMDGTILAAFILGFPANEIVIPIILMAYLQTGMLTEMTSTADLGLLLASQGWTWVTALCMMIFCLFHWPCSTTCLTIKKETGSLKWTAAAILLPTLLGTLLCILIAAIF
- a CDS encoding FeoA family protein, coding for MVIPLNQIETGQKAQVVWIASEDGMSTRLMDLGFVPDEIVSCVLSGRKGGMKAYMVRNAVIGLRFSNAGEIFVRPLQAEAVL
- the sfsA gene encoding DNA/RNA nuclease SfsA, whose protein sequence is MEYSHIEHGTFISRPNRFIAKVLVHNQEITCHVKNTGRCRELLIPGVTVILEYHPDAKALGRKTSYSLIAVWKDSLLINMDSQIPNAVAAQWLLSGGLPGHSVTNIRREVTFGSSRFDLAFQCDGKSAYMEVKGVTLEDRGIVRFPDAPTVRGVKHVYELIKAVEEGCQAYLLFVVQMTGIHHFEPNTETHKEFAQALKAAQTAGVQIMAYDCIVTENSISIHQPVPVILP
- the thrC gene encoding threonine synthase, with amino-acid sequence MELMYQSTRGGEKNVTASLAILKGLAKDGGLFMPTRIPMLDISMKQLAGKTYQETAYEVMKLFFTDFTEDELKNCINKAYDSKFDTEEIAPLTKADGMYFLELYHGSTIAFKDMALSILPHLMTTAAKKNHVKNEIVILTATSGDTGKAALAGFADVDGTRIIVFYPKGGVSRIQELQMVTQTGDNTSVVAIHGNFDDAQTGVKEIFNDKVFAQRLEEKGFQLSSANSINIGRLVPQIVYYVYAYAKLLENQEIEDGEKINITVPTGNFGNILAAYFAKQMGVPIGKLICASNDNKVLYDFFTTGTYDKNREFILTNSPSMDILISSNLERLIYLSAGCNSDVNKKLMEELSKDGRYTVTEEMSKNMKDFCGGYATEAENAAVIRKLFKDTGYVIDTHTGVAAAVYQEYKKETGDTQKTVIASTASPYKFSRSVMEAISSDDSLEHLDEFEIVDRLHKISGMDIPQAVEEIRSAAVRHNMECDKDQMKETVARILDC
- the fba gene encoding class II fructose-1,6-bisphosphate aldolase, with amino-acid sequence MLVSAKEMLEKARDGKYAVGQFNINNLEWTKSVLLTAEELKSPVILGVSEGAGKYMTGFKTVANMVKAMIEELNITVPVALHLDHGSYEGCYKCIEAGFSSIMFDGSHYPITENVEKTTELVKICAEKGMSLEAEVGSIGGEEDGVVGLGECADPMECKAIADLGVDMLAAGIGNIHGKYPENWPGLRFDVLEAVKKEVGDMPLVLHGGTGIPEDMIKKAISLGVAKINVNTECQLSFAEATRKYIEAGKDLEGKGFDPRKLLAPGAEAIKQTVKEKMELFGSVGKA
- a CDS encoding glutamine synthetase III family protein, with the protein product MSELVNIAELFGKNVFNESVMRERLPKSVFKKLKQTIEDGTELDPSIADVVAHAMKDWAIERGATHYTHWFQPLTGITAEKHDSFISVPGHDGKIIMEFSGKELIKGESDASSFPSGGLRATFEARGYTAWDCTSPAFLREDAIGVTLCIPTAFCSYKGEALDQKTPLLRSMQAIDTQALRILRLFGNTNSKRVVPSVGPEQEYFLVDREKYLKRKDLIYTGRTLFGAMPPKGQELDDHYYGVIRERIGSFMNEVNRELWKLGVTAKTQHNEVAPAQHELAPIYTQANLAVDHNQMIMETLKKVAGRHGLTCLLHEKPFAGVNGSGKHNNWSLVTDDGINMMNPGDTPHENVQFLLVLACILKAVDVHADLLRESASDVGNDYRLGGNEAPPAIISVFLGDQLEDVIDQLCNTGEATHSKQGGTLKTGVATLPDLDQDVTDRNRTSPFAFTNNKFEFRMVGSSDSIASSNVVLNTIVAEAFKEAADILEKAEDFDMAVHDLVKTLFTEHRRIVFNGNGYSKSWLKEAERRGLPNITCMVEAIPALTTDKAVKLFETFHVFTRAELKSRAEVEYEAYAKVINIEARAMTNIAGKQIIPAVIRYTTRLADSIGKITGVCPEADFSVQKELLLETSDLLSEMKTALAELIDLSENCKMIVDAKERALACHSQVVPAMERLRRPADILERIVDKDLWPFPSYGDLLFEV
- a CDS encoding GH25 family lysozyme, coding for MKRHNLMAGFMAAALLFTAVPAIPTYAAPYQKTNGVYELADGTPVHGVFARGIDVSHWKQNIDWNAVAADDVEFVMLGTRYNNDVDPYFRINAEGAYNAGIQLGAYIYSYATTTDMAVAEADFVLDLIKDYPISYPVAFDMEASVQSTLSPSQLADIINAFCERIEEAGYYPILYANDHWLANKIDMSQVDYDVWVARYGKMHEYSNPVMWQAASTGTVSGIQGDVDIDFQYVDLSSKIPANLWRTIGDKTYYYQNYLMQKDNWIQDQSRWYYIDSDGQAYKGWLEQNNIYYYLDPGTGRMATGWQNVENSGNWYYFNENGHMQTGWTQVNSAWYYLSSSGVMQTGWQTVDGASYFLKDSGEMVTGWRQLNQQWYFFSPSGAMKTGWINPDGSWYYLNESGHMQTSWLNLNGSWYYLNSSGQMETGLITVDGKQYYLDGAAGGIMVSNTTIHIGDSDYQAAADGSLTKIESVENAEAGALDGSNASADNQTAEVPAENQDSQNNSRQSSSSPDSSAGPGAML